In Planctomycetota bacterium, a single window of DNA contains:
- the radA gene encoding DNA repair protein RadA produces the protein MAKARRVFLCRSCGSAHPRWLGKCPDCGTWDALEETTLDPLAANDTHKGIAASMAPDADTAPALAARIDEIDPEGEIVRRLPTGIGELDRVLGGTADNRGLVPGSVVLVGGEPGIGKSTLLLQAAYAWAASGSGVLYVTSEESAQQVALRSRRLRDDSAPQGTRAPISLHVLADTNLARIVEQARRVAPRVLVIDSVQMIYKPDVPAGPGSVTQLRRCAAELVYFAKASGVAVVLVGHVTKDGQLAGPRLLEHLVDCVLTFDGDRHHAHRVVRGVKNRFGTTLEVGLFEMTGAGLRPAPEGSGPAAMDAARPGSCVCPVLTGTRCLMVELQALTATGFLGAAKRKASGIDPNRLAMLIAVLEQHADLRLADRDVFASSVGGVRVVEPASDLALLLAIAGAHLRRALSPRTACVGEVGLGGEIRPVPGMEQRVHEAARLGYARLLCPPGITHTVRGLELCPVANVDRAIEHLT, from the coding sequence ATGGCCAAGGCCCGACGCGTCTTCCTCTGCCGCTCCTGCGGCTCGGCTCATCCCCGCTGGCTCGGCAAGTGCCCCGACTGCGGCACGTGGGACGCGCTCGAAGAAACCACCCTCGACCCGCTCGCCGCCAACGACACGCACAAGGGCATCGCCGCGTCCATGGCCCCCGACGCCGACACCGCCCCCGCGCTCGCCGCCCGCATCGACGAGATCGACCCCGAGGGCGAGATCGTCCGGCGCCTGCCCACGGGCATCGGCGAGCTCGACCGCGTGCTCGGGGGCACCGCCGACAACCGGGGCCTGGTCCCCGGGTCGGTCGTGCTCGTGGGGGGCGAACCGGGCATCGGCAAGAGCACGCTGCTCCTCCAGGCCGCGTATGCCTGGGCCGCCTCCGGCAGCGGCGTGCTCTACGTCACCAGCGAGGAATCGGCGCAGCAGGTCGCGCTGCGCTCGCGCCGCCTGCGCGACGACAGTGCGCCCCAGGGCACCCGCGCCCCGATCTCGCTGCATGTCCTGGCCGATACCAACCTCGCCCGCATCGTCGAGCAGGCCCGGCGCGTCGCCCCGCGCGTGCTCGTCATCGACTCGGTCCAGATGATCTACAAGCCCGACGTCCCTGCCGGGCCCGGCAGCGTCACGCAACTCCGCCGCTGCGCGGCCGAACTCGTCTACTTCGCCAAGGCCTCTGGCGTCGCGGTCGTCCTCGTCGGGCACGTCACCAAGGACGGGCAGCTCGCCGGCCCGCGCCTCCTCGAACACCTCGTCGATTGCGTCCTCACCTTCGACGGCGACCGGCACCACGCCCACCGCGTCGTGCGGGGCGTCAAGAACCGCTTCGGCACCACCCTCGAGGTCGGCCTGTTCGAGATGACCGGCGCCGGCCTGCGCCCCGCCCCCGAGGGCTCCGGCCCCGCCGCCATGGACGCCGCCCGCCCGGGGTCGTGCGTCTGCCCCGTCCTCACCGGCACGCGCTGCCTGATGGTCGAACTCCAGGCGCTCACCGCCACCGGCTTTCTCGGCGCCGCCAAGCGCAAGGCCTCGGGCATCGACCCCAACCGCCTCGCCATGCTCATCGCCGTGCTCGAACAGCACGCCGACCTCCGCCTCGCCGACCGCGACGTCTTCGCCAGCAGCGTCGGGGGCGTCCGCGTCGTCGAGCCCGCCAGCGACCTCGCCCTCCTGCTCGCCATCGCCGGGGCCCACCTGCGCCGCGCGCTCTCGCCTCGCACGGCGTGCGTCGGCGAGGTCGGCCTGGGGGGCGAGATCCGCCCCGTGCCGGGCATGGAACAACGCGTCCACGAGGCCGCCCGCTTGGGCTACGCCCGCCTGCTCTGCCCCCCGGGCATCACACACACCGTGCGCGGGCTGGAACTCTGCCCCGTCGCGAACGTCGACCGCGCGATCGAGCACCTCACCTGA